A region from the Vicia villosa cultivar HV-30 ecotype Madison, WI linkage group LG3, Vvil1.0, whole genome shotgun sequence genome encodes:
- the LOC131657620 gene encoding uncharacterized protein LOC131657620 — protein sequence MWLTFKGRLQTKDQLLRYGINVEPKCVFCPADEIMDHLLFECSITKGIWKCILVWIGYIRDPANWMIERDWIIAEVKKKGWRRDILKTAVVETVYAVWRMRNDVIFNQHTLDDTVTNRIKEVIALRCIGYRKFAKHINIVNLCIV from the coding sequence ATGTGGCTCACTTTCAAGGGGAGGCTCCAAACCAAGGATCAATTGCTCAGGTATGGCATAAATGTTGAACCTAAGTGTGTGTTCTGCCCTGCTGATGAAATAATGGACCACCTTTTGTTTGAGTGCAGCATAACTAAAGGAATATGGAAGTGTATTCTGGTATGGATTGGTTATATTAGGGACCCTGCAAACTGGATGATTGAAAGAGATTGGATTATAGCCGAAGTGAAAAAGAAAGGGTGGAGGAGAGACATCCTAAAAACCGCTGTTGTTGAAACTGTCTATGCCGTATGGAGGATGCGTAATGATGTGATCTTCAATCAACATACCTTGGATGATACAGTTACTAATAGGATAAAGGAAGTTATAGCATTAAGATGTATAGGTTATAGAAAATTTGCCAAGCATATCAATATAGTAAACCTTTGTATTGTTTAG
- the LOC131660412 gene encoding small ribosomal subunit protein eS25y produces MAPKKEKAPPPSSKPAKSGGGKQKKKKWSKGKQKEKVNNMVLFDQGTYDKLLTEAPKYKLITPSVLSDRLRINGSLARRAIRDLMAKGLIRLVSSHSSQQIYTRATNT; encoded by the exons ATG GCTCCAAAGAAGGAAAAAGCTCCTCCACCGTCCTCCAAGCCCGCCAAGTCTGGTGGTGGCAAACAGAAGAAGAAG aagTGGAGCAAGGGTAAGCAGAAGGAGAAGGTGAATAACATGGTGTTGTTTGATCAGGGAACTTATGATAAGCTTCTCACTGAGGCTCCCAAATACAAGCTCATTACTCCTTCCGTTCTTTCTGATCGTTTGAGG ATTAATGGATCACTTGCAAGGAGAGCCATAAGAGATTTGATGGCTAAAGGTTTGATCAGGTTGGTATCATCCCACTCAAGCCAACAGATTTACACCAGAGCTACAAACACCTAA
- the LOC131660411 gene encoding small ribosomal subunit protein eS25y — protein MAPKKEKAPPPSSKPAKSGGGKQKKKKWSKGKQKEKVNNMVLFDQGTYDKLLTEAPKYKLITPSVLSDRLRINGSLARRAIRDLMAKGLIRLVSSHSSQQIYTRATNT, from the exons ATG GCTCCAAAGAAGGAAAAGGCTCCTCCGCCGTCCTCCAAGCCAGCCAAGTCTGGTGGTGGCAAACAGAAGAAGAAG AAGTGGAGCAAGGGTAAGCAGAAGGAGAAGGTGAATAACATGGTGTTGTTTGATCAGGGAACTTATGATAAGCTTCTCACTGAGGCTCCCAAATACAAGCTCATTACTCcttctgttctttctgatcgttTGAGG ATTAATGGATCACTTGCAAGGAGAGCCATAAGAGATTTGATGGCTAAAGGTTTGATCAGGTTGGTATCATCCCACTCAAGCCAACAGATTTACACCAGAGCTACAAACACCTAA